The genomic region TCTCCTCACCACCATAAAATCTTTATCAGACAATGGGCGAGGCCTGATATTGTGTTGTAGTGCACGCTTATTTTTTATCCTTACATCATAAGGGGTCTTCCTAGTCATGTTGCCATTGCAAAGTTGGTCCAGAATGTCGGCGAAAGGCTTTAGAAATTTTTTCCACCAATTAGCCCATGCTACAGAGGAGTTCCCAACTCGATCATCGTCAGGAAAATAGTGGAATTCTTCAGGGGCCAAGGATAATAGGTGTGACCAAAAAGCATAGGCAATTCCAATTTCGTCTTGAGTATACAGGCTCGCTAGAGGAGAAAAGGGTACAACTTGGTCAAGACGAAACGGTCGTTCCACTCGATCTGGGTGATATGGTTCAGCTATACACACATCGGCGGTGATAGTACCATGCCTCCACGGCAGCATGCCTCGACGAATAGAAATTAAGAAAGCCCTCTTGGGTTTGAACACACCTTCCATAGTGAGAGAATAGGGGTTCCAAACAATATTCTTAGAGTCATCGAGGAAAGCATGTGCCTCTTTAGGAGTAAAATGATGTGGCGTCTTAAACATGGTGTTCACCATATTAGGTTGTACCGCCAAAATTCTGGAGCTTAGGAAATTTGGCGTTTTTGCTCTATTTCCATAGGGTTTCTTGAGGTACACGCCCATCCATCCAGCAAGGTAGTGAACCGGCCAAATCCTATGTATGAATGAGGGGCCAATCGGATGAGTACAAATCCGCCGAAGTGAGTAATAAAGGGAGCAAAGAGCAGGTGGGCCCGAAGAGATGCGTCGTCCTAGGGAAATCCATGCCGCCATCACTAATACCCCAGGGCGAATATATGGCCCACCACCAACAACGACGTAGCGGCAAAGCCATATGGCAAGAAAAGCCGCGGTGTACACGCGCTGGTCTTCTAAGCTCTTGGTAGCAAAGGAGTTTACTCCACTATTGTGAAAGAAATCACACCATTCCTTGAAACCTACTTTGCCACCCATAGCAAGCTTGGTCCAAATTTCTAGGAGCCGAGGCAGGAAGTTGGGGTACAAAAGAGTCGAAGGATCCAACTCATCAGCTAGGGGAACATATTCTTCATAAGGTTCACCATCAAGGGGCAACCCCGCAATCTGATGCATATCAAGAAGTGTGACTGTACGCTCGCCAGACAAGAACAAAAACGTGTTGGTGTTGGGAGAAGGGGAGACAAAATAGTCGCCTAAAGAGCAATAAATGGCTCCATAGACATAATCCACACCTTCCTCACTCCCCTTCAGATTGGTATGATATTTCTTCAAGACATTAGTACCCCATTCAAGATACCCAAGAGGCATTGGAGCGTATTCAACCTCATGATTCTTCCAGCCTAAACCTTTGGATATCATATGTGTCCCAAGGGTTGAAGCTTCATCAAGTCTGGGCCCAGGTGCAGGAGGTTGATAACAACGAGCTGAGAAAGATGGCCCTGCCGTCCATCCACATGGTCCAAGCTCAGGATGGCCGTGTGGTACGCCTAACTTCGTAATCACTGGATTGGCTAGCTCACTAGTATCAGGTTCAAATAGGTGTTTTTTGGCCAACTGTGATAAAGGCATTCTACATGATTCAGACGAAGATGGTGTCGTGGCTTCCTCCATCTATATGCAAGGAAAATATGCATGTCGATATACGTATGAAATTACAGGAAGTTAAGAATAGTACATGAAAGTGCAAGATTAAATATCATACCAAGGTGGAAGAGATGATCCCGAGGTACGCAGTCTGCAACGAGAGATAGTATCTACAATAAAAAGAATTTCAATATTTGAATTTGATGCATAAAAAAGGGAATATGAGAAACACGAAACAGGTGCGCCTGATTGAAAATATTCCTCATCCCCCAAAAAACAGTAACATCACCGTCGAACGACAGACCAAGCCCATATATAGGCTTGCCAGAACGCCGACGGTGATCGAGTCATCAAACTCATACATATATGGCAAATAAAAAAAATTCACCGTCGAACGACGGACCAAGCCCATATATAGGCTTGCCGGAACGCCGACAGTGATCGAAAATCACTGTCGAACGACGGACCAAGCCCATATATATGCTTGCCGGAACGCTGACGGTGATCGAGTCATCANNNNNNNNNNNNNNNNNNNNNNNNNNNNNNNNNNNNNNNNNNNNNNNNNNNNNNNNNNNNNNNNNNNNNNNNNNNNNNNNNNNNNNNNNNNNNNNNNNNNNNNNNNNNNNNNNNNNNNNNNNNNNNNNNNNNNNNNNNNNNNNNNNNNNNNNNNNNNNNNNNNNNNNNNNNNNNNNNNNNNNNNNNNNNNNNNNNNNNNNNNNNNNNNNNNNNNNNNNNNNNNNNNNNNNNNNNNNNNNNNNNNNNNNNNNNNNNNNNNNNNNNNNNNNNNNNNNNNNNNNNNNNNNNNNNNNNNNNNNNNNNNNNNNNNNNNNNNNNNNNNNNNNNNNNNNNNNNNNNNNNNNNNNNNNNNNNNNNNNNNNNNNNNNNNNNNNNNNNNNNNNNNNNNNNNNNNNNNNNNNNNNNNNNNNAATCACCATCGAACGCCGGACCAAGCCCATATATAGGCTTGCCGGAACGCCGACGTTGATCAAATCATCAAACTCATACATATATGGCAATAAAAAAATCACCGTCGAACGACGGACCAAGTCCATATATAGGCTCCCCGGAACGCCGACAGTGAGCGATTCATTATTTCATGCATATATAAAAAAATCACGAGTTGAACGACGGACCAAGCCTAAATAGGCTTCCCGGAACGCCAAATGCGAGATCAAAATTCCGATGAACAAGTAGATATGGATCAAAAACATCCGGCAACTAGGACCATATATATCAACTCACAAGATATAGGGCCTTGTACAACTCTGCATGCGTTCAAAGCGTTAGATCCTGGACACTTCTAGTAATGGGAGAGATGCCACAACAAACAAACGTAATCAGATAATTTGGAAAAGCAGATTACCTAAGAAAGATTCGATCCAAACCGTATCCTAGTGTCCCAGTCTCTCTGCACCTATATGATGAGAAAATGGAATAGTGATTAAAAGCAGCACCCAAGATGTTAAAGGATAGATCGTTCCTTGATAATGACAGGATAAAAAGGAGGCATACCGAAGCTGGACGAATCAACACTTGCCTAAGCGGAAGTGCATCTCACGAGGGATTGAGAAAATAGTCCGCCACAACGAAAACAATCCGCCAATCAGACAAACGAAATCTAGATGCAACAACGCAAGGGAAACAGAAGGCCAAGGCACCTGGGATTACGGCCGGCCGGATGGAATCAGACCTCGTCTCCAACGTCTTctagttggtccaagaaaaagagAAGAACGAGGCTGGCGTTTAAGAGAGTTGAGGGAGGCTGTTAGCCGGATGACGTTTGTTGGCCGGATAGCCTCGAGTGTGTCCTGGTTTCTAGCTCCCACGGTTGCGGAATAGACTAGCACCATGTGGGGTAAAAAAAGGGAAAGAGTTGCATATCCACACGTAGCTGGTATACGATTGACTAAAATCATAAACCCATATACTCAAAGAAAGCGCTTTAAACAAAATATGTATAGCCAAGTTTCGAGCACTGGGCCCGAGTCAAAAAAAAATTCGAACCCAGACCTCGAGGGGCATATGTTGACATAAATTTTGACCAAGATAAAATAAAATCCATGACTCACATAAAATATATATTCAAAACGGCAAAAATCCGTTTTATAATGAGAAGGATCACTTAAAAAATATAATCAATATCTCAAAGTGACGATAGACAAAATAGGCGtctgatatttatttattttgtcgaTAGTGCACACATTAAACCGACAATTTTAAAATACGACGAAACTCGTCAAGTTTTGAAGAAAATATGGAGAGCACATGGCTCGCACACATGCGCGCTGCTACTAAcggtgaaaataaaaaaaattgtcatGAGGGATGCTAATATCGCCAAAATGGCGACTATATGATAATGTTCGACTTTGTTTCATCGGCAAAATGAAATATTTAAACAACGCATAAAAAATATTGTCCCGATGAAATATACGCAGTATACTTGGTCAAATATTCATATGATTATAGACCTTGAGTTGCATAAAAAAAATTAGCGTGCACACCCTAAATTTTAATAAGCCATTAGTAGCTAATCAGGCTTAGCCCATAAAAAAGGCCACAAATGCATAGCCGTACTCTCCATAAAGTTGACATGCATGCATGCGAACAGTGTGGGGAAGGCCCACATGTTACTTAAAAAGAAAAAGTGCTAGCCCATAATGACTAATCACGTAATGGAGCTAGCTATTGGTCAACCTTACGTGGATCAATTAGTAATCAATGAAATTAAAAAAAACAGCCCACGTTCTCACGTTCCGCACGATCACACTATGTGAGAcgtgggtgggcgcgccctacagCCAACGAGCGCTGCTCCTTTCTAGCCACTATAAATACCAGGCAGATGCACTGCTCTAGGGTCGGTCCTGGATTCGTTTTCTCCCCAGTACtaaatctctctcacacacagcaTATACAGAGAAGGAAGGAGAACGCAGGAGACTTGCTTGCTGAGGTTTGAAGGTGAGATTCATGGCTCTTCCCTAGCCCCTGATTTAGCCATTGTGGTACAGATCAGGGAGCtttcttcttccccctctctcaaaACTCTAGCTCTTAGTTCGGTCATCGTGGTACAAATCAAGGAGCATGTTTCATCTCTCTAAAATTCTAGCCCTTGGTTCATCCATCGTGGTACAAATCAAGGAGAATGTTTCATCTCTCCAAAATTCTCGTCCTTAGTCTGGCCATCGTGGTACAAATCAAGGAGCATGTTTCATCTCTCCAAAATTCTAGCCCTTGGTTCGGCCATCGTGGTACAAATCAAGGAGATTGTTTCATCTCTTCAAAATTCTCGTCCGTAGTCCGGCCATCGTAGTACAGACTAAGATGCATGTTTAATCCATCTCAAATTTTTGTCCTTGGTTGGGCCATCGCGGTACAAACCAAGGGACATGTTATATACACCCAAATTGTTGCCTTTGGTTCGGCCATCATGGTACAAATCAAGGAGCATGATATATCTATCCCAAACTTTCGCCTTCGGTTCGGCCATCGCGGTACGAATCAAGGAACATGCATAGTTTTTGTAAGCACGGTTCCTTTTAAAAGTTGCATGCGCTTCGTCCTATTGATCTCCGTCTTGATTCGGTCCCTTTAGCGATACAATCCAAGATGAACGCCTGGTTCCTTGGTTTGGTCTCTATACATGGATACAAATCAAGAGAGTGTCATAGGTGCGAAAACCTTATAAAAAGTTGACTTAATTTGGTCATCATAAAAATAATGGATATGACTAAGTTGGAATGAAATCACGAATATGCTAAACCGAATTTGTTCTTGGCCGGTTACGCTACGGACCTTATGTGTCGCGTTAGTTGTAATACGAACAAGAATATACAAAATATTCCTTCACTTGGTTACGCTACACGAGGGCATTATCTTAATGCTACTTAGTGTTAGTAGTAATACGAGCAGGGCAAGACTTAATTAAAAAATGTGTTCACGGTGCACACCTAGAAACCAAAATCATGCAAGATGAATTATAAAACATGTTGCATCATAAAAATCAATCTTACTTGGTTACGCTACACGCGGACATTATCTTAATGCTACGCGCTGTTAGCAGTAATACATGTGAGAGAGAACTAAACAGAATATTCAGGCCACATATTTGgtccaaagtcaaataaaatatggCATGAAATTCGTCAAATATTTGGTCCAAAGTCCAAAGTCAAAACTACACGTCATAAACCAATTTTACTTGGTTACGCTACACGCGGACAAGATATTCATGTTacgcggtgttagtagtaatacaagtaAGACAAATCTAAATAAAACATCCATGCCACATATTTTGGCCAAAGTCATATAAAAGATATTGCAAACATGCTCCAATGCTATAAGAGGCTAAACTATTAGCATCGTCATAAATGGATATCACAAACTCACTTTACTTGGGTTACGCTACACACGAGCGCCAATGAAATGACGCTATGTGGAGTTAGTGCTAATACCATGTAAGGTACAAACATAAACAAAAATGATAGATGTCATATAACTCATGCAACCATAATGGCTCCATAAACCTTTGCTTGGTTACGCTGCATGCGGGCATTATCTTAGTGCCacgcggtgttagtagtaatacaggtAAAGCAGAACTTAATAAAAAATAAGTTCACTCCACATCCACATATGCATACAAAATTCATGCAAAATACATGATAAGGCATATTTCATGTTGCCCACATAGGCtttaaacaaataaaaaatatCATAAACAAACTCCATTCGGGTCAAGCTATACGTGTGTGTCATATCATTGCACCGCGTGGTTAGTTTTGATACCGTGTGAAGTCAAAGTCAACAAAATATGGCACATATCATATGCACTATAAAAAGCATCAAAATTGTGTCAGAAAGCTTCAGTCCATTACGCTACACATGGACACCATATCAGTGTCGTGCGGTGATAGTAGTAATGTGATGATGCAAAACTTATTAAAATTGGCATGTCACATGTATCCATGCCACCAAAACCAAAGATGTCGTATAAAATTCCCAAAGAAAAATATATACGTATCCTATATGCCAAACGTAGGATAAAACTAAGCCTAGTCAAAAGCAACCTTCATTCTGCACCATCATATAAATGAGGTTGACCACAATTAAACATGTTAGGAAAATATATACTCCAACATATCAAGCATGGAATTATGGAGAAGTACTTGCATGAAAGCAAACTTCAAGTACCCAAGCAGGAGTGCATCGACGATCGCGAGGAGGAATTTTCTTGTAGCATAttgtaataggaatgtgttgcaatcttatgtaatagatattttggaattcttaatcaggggttttctcttcggagatgtaattaacagaatttttatgtaaatgtaagagttctggaaataaagtACTTGCAATGTTTGATCCTATTTTTATTGTATGCATCTACGTATTTAAATTATTaactctgtatcaatgacgtggacgcgtgtctcacgcccgccattttcccgtcatccctcagtccctttgtcgctctggtgaggcctcctaacgtagagttttgactcttctcttctcaaatttcatgaaaaaaattaggatcacgcgggtatcttggagtcgttccaatggttttgtgatgagaacattgttcttggtgcctcctgacatttaggggttgtggcagtgtctcggggagttgagctccgaggtgttgtcatcacaattttatcgttgtagttctagaatacttgagttcgccgacatcgaaaatctactttatgcagtttttggtgagataacctcgacaccacccagtactgggccgggagtttgggagtattgccataactcctataatggatgcttttcgaaggttgaggtaaatgattttcgaaggtttcttggttatgtgttgaaggatggatacagctggatgtaggatttgctagttttgggtgagatattatgcttcccctatatccccaacacctgattgcataaccagaaagtttcgggagttttataggtgggaatttaTGTAGCTCCAGTATTTCTTCCCGCAggtatttggtttgtgattgggtaatccttaccaattatttgttcatatccgtaccttgttgattttattAATCTACCTGttgtctaagtggcttctcaacttatggaagtgtgataatttactttggaattcattcgttcattcttgttcgaatgttaaggcaaCATGTTGCAATTTTAATCCACTGAtttagcttgaatatatgtctttcaagatgctaatggatgtcaacctcttcaggatggctccaacgcgtcagaatccggaacctccgccaccacctccacctctgaaggcatggcaagctgtcatggccgccaccaacgccaacactcagatgcttttgcaactcttgcaagagcgcaatcaaggaaatcaaggccaaggcaacaatcaagctcagtttgctaccctcaatcagttcctTGCAAACCAGTcgaagtccttcagtaactgtgtcgagccCACAGACGCCGACGACTGGCTTGTGGATATCTACAAActttttgagtgtagcaatgtcaggcctgatgACTTTGTCAAGTTTCTTCAtttcaactcaaagaccaagctgctgagtggtatcaacaatacagagattccagaggaggtcatgtgattacctgggatgatttccgctgagacttcaaagctcaccacattcctcaaagtgttgctgacagtaagcgcgaggagttccgcaatctcaagcaaggcagcatgtctgtttACGAATACAACATCTTgtttcagaggctcgctcgcttcgctaagcaagacgtccctgatgagaagagcatgatttatcaattcagaggtggcctcagagaagatctgcaactagctctcgtgctttttgagccgaccaagtatgatgaattctacaacatggcattaaagcaagaagctgctcaactcaagtgcgatgcttctaagaagagagtcagggatgcaactcaatcgtcttcttcaactcaagtggcagctaagcaacagaagttctggttgcctcctcatCCTCCATTCCATCAGCCTTATCAtaagaagagtaaaggtggcaaaggatcttcccacccacccaacccaggctattagAACAAAGctccgtctcatgctccaaggtcaattTCTCcctatcaccgtccgctctcagaggttacttgcaacaagtgtaagcagaaagggcactatgcaaacaaatgcttcaaccaaaggcgcctttcgcctcctcctcctgtgagatctgccagcaacgcagtggtcaagcataatcccaagcatgacaaggtcaacatgatgaacgtagctcaggcagaggactcttcagaagtgatcatgggtaaccttctagTTAACTCCATTCCTGCCAAAGTTctctttgatactggtgcatcgcattattTCGTTtcaaaaccttttgcatcaaagtatgagtgtgattatgaAGAATTTCCTAGAACTTTATCAATTgtgtccccgggcaagcaaatgTCAGCTAATATTtgcgtcccggatgtttctatcgaGATGGATGACTAcaaatttctggcttctccaattgttcttggtgactcggatattgatctaattctcgggatggactggctttctaagcacaaggctaaacttgattgtgctgccaggcagattcaattgacacactcgtctgaggatgtgatcatctatgccgctcgtgatgaaaccattcggttgttttctctcaatgagaagggtgagttgaatgccatctccgagattctagtcgtttgtgaatatcaagacctctttccagaagagcttccaggaatgcctcctcactggccagttgaattcgtcatcaatcttaagcctggcacggaacctatttgcaaacgtccttacaagcttggaccaaaggaattgaaagaattgaagaaacaactcgatgaacaagtgcgtctgggtctgatcagaccgagttcttctccatggggttgtggtgttctttttgtcgaGAAGAAGGatgcacggaccgactttgtgtcgaccatcgcccattgaacaagaagacaataaagaacaagtacccacttccaaatatcaatgagcttttcgaacaactcaaaggtgctcaagttttctccaagcttgacctctgtatgggttatcatcagattcgcattcatgaacaagatatccccaagacagcattcagaacaagctatggttcttatgaatatactatcatgtctttcgtccttgtcaatgctcctccaatgttctctcggatgatgaacttcatcttcaacccttacacaaatgatttcgccTTGGTGTATCTccatgatattttggtcttttctaagaacaaggaggatcatgccaagcacttgagattggtgctggacaaactcagagaacatcaattctatgcgaagttttcaaagtgcgagttttggatcgatgaggttctctaccttgggcatatcatctccaccaaaggcatagctgttaatcctgagaaggtgtctgcaattgtgaattgggaaccgcctcagaatgtgaagcagctccgcagtttccttggacttgcaagctattgtcgaagattcgttgagaatttgtttaagattgcaaagcctctttccaaccttctccagaagcacgtcaagtatgtctggacgcctgaatgtgacatcgccttcaacaccctcaaagagaagttagtcgcAGCTCTT from Triticum aestivum cultivar Chinese Spring chromosome 4A, IWGSC CS RefSeq v2.1, whole genome shotgun sequence harbors:
- the LOC123081976 gene encoding uncharacterized protein isoform X1 is translated as MEEATTPSSSESCRMPLSQLAKKHLFEPDTSELANPVITKLGVPHGHPELGPCGWTAGPSFSARCYQPPAPGPRLDEASTLGTHMISKGLGWKNHEVEYAPMPLGYLEWGTNVLKKYHTNLKGSEEGVDYVYGAIYCSLGDYFVSPSPNTNTFLFLSGERTVTLLDMHQIAGLPLDGEPYEEYVPLADELDPSTLLYPNFLPRLLEIWTKLAMGGKVGFKEWCDFFHNSGVNSFATKSLEDQRVYTAAFLAIWLCRYVVVGGGPYIRPGVLVMAAWISLGRRISSGPPALCSLYYSLRRICTHPIGPSFIHRIWPVHYLAGWMGVYLKKPYGNRAKTPNFLSSRILAVQPNMVNTMFKTPHHFTPKEAHAFLDDSKNIVWNPYSLTMEGVFKPKRAFLISIRRGMLPWRHGTITADVCIAEPYHPDRVERPFRLDQVVPFSPLASLYTQDEIGIAYAFWSHLLSLAPEEFHYFPDDDRVGNSSVAWANWWKKFLKPFADILDQLCNGNMTRKTPYDVRIKNKRALQHNIRPRPLSDKDFMVVRRVSMKHRDQHVQSLEKAETPITDQWRLVLYNYLNDVVAAQPVKSKELRRGNVLKQNAIAGSSSAHPLSVDNDISDTTPSASEKRRRQSTPSHVEQEARLPLMRTLDLAQASNFSEPITLDGPSLDVEFSNFVSGEDFSHVLTGEKDHGLGDLFDLSVEDCTFGECGTSRLPSSPGVAETVLPTPSALDFLSTLPGCEQESYHSQDPVMMVVSGKAHRWTAALSKTHL